The Oryzias latipes chromosome 1, ASM223467v1 genome contains a region encoding:
- the LOC101166691 gene encoding D-dopachrome decarboxylase, producing the protein MPFVELQTNLPGSSFNEDFLKKLCSCVASTLSKPEERMNVVVKPGLPMLMAGSCSPCVILSVAAISVTDSADKNKQHSAKIFEFLTKELSMTEDRIVIKFDELQPHQVGKKGTVMSFL; encoded by the exons ATGCCTTTCGTGGAGCTCCAGACCAATTTACCTGGTTCCTCGTTTAATGAGGATTTTTTGAAGAAGTTGTGTTCGTGCGTCGCTTCAACCTTAAGCAAACCAGAGGAG AGGATGAACGTGGTGGTGAAACCTGGGCTGCCGATGCTGATGGCTGGCTCTTGCTCGCCGTGCGTCATTCTGTCGGTGGCGGCCATTTCTGTGACGGACTCTGCTGACAAGAACAAACAGCACAGTGCCAAGATCTTTGAGTTCCTAACTAAGGAGCTCAGTATGACTGAAGACAG GATTGTTATCAAGTTTGATGAGTTGCAGCCTCACCAAGTCGGGAAAAAGGGAACAGTTATGAGCTTCCTGTGA